From Candidatus Cybelea sp., a single genomic window includes:
- a CDS encoding type I phosphomannose isomerase catalytic subunit, giving the protein MQSASLYPYILDPKLTTQVWGGDELVHVYGKHGDPNAKLGESWECWDTDPVTNGSLAGDTVADLRGRLGPQLLGNIDPKRIFPILTKIITAHDWLSVQVHPDDAYAQRVEHQPFGKTECWYVLAAQPDAQLVYGWTRDTSREEYLQRVADGTLGELLRHIPVKTGDTVYIPHGVVHAIGPGVTVFETQQASDLTYRMFDYNRLGLDGKPRELNVEKAADVLHYEATATGTLLQIPYHFEGLDRTALIADANFVVERIVATSEPASLGTGLRPLIIMSLHEPLEVSGNGDGVALTPYQTVLIPAASQWCTVRAARGEAAPFMFVTPPLDREQLASRLIAAGIAQDVIDGFLEQF; this is encoded by the coding sequence ATGCAAAGCGCCTCGCTTTATCCCTACATTCTCGACCCGAAGCTGACGACGCAGGTCTGGGGCGGCGACGAACTCGTGCACGTCTACGGCAAGCACGGCGATCCAAATGCAAAGCTCGGTGAATCGTGGGAGTGCTGGGACACCGATCCCGTCACCAACGGATCCTTGGCGGGTGATACGGTCGCCGATCTGCGCGGCCGCTTGGGCCCGCAGCTGCTGGGAAACATCGATCCCAAGCGCATCTTTCCGATTCTGACGAAGATCATCACGGCGCACGATTGGCTTTCGGTGCAGGTGCATCCCGACGATGCCTACGCCCAGCGAGTCGAGCACCAGCCGTTCGGCAAGACGGAATGCTGGTACGTGCTCGCCGCGCAGCCCGATGCCCAGCTGGTCTACGGCTGGACGCGCGATACTTCTCGTGAGGAATATCTGCAGCGCGTTGCCGACGGAACGCTGGGCGAACTGCTTCGGCACATCCCGGTGAAAACCGGCGATACCGTTTACATACCTCACGGCGTCGTTCACGCGATCGGGCCGGGAGTGACCGTCTTCGAGACGCAGCAGGCTTCGGACCTGACCTACCGGATGTTCGATTACAACCGCCTCGGGCTCGACGGAAAACCGCGGGAGCTCAATGTTGAAAAAGCCGCGGACGTCCTGCATTACGAGGCCACGGCCACCGGAACGCTGCTGCAAATTCCCTACCACTTCGAAGGGCTGGACCGTACGGCGCTCATCGCCGACGCCAACTTCGTCGTCGAACGCATCGTTGCTACCAGCGAGCCGGCGTCCCTTGGAACCGGTCTGCGCCCGCTCATCATCATGTCGCTCCACGAGCCGCTCGAAGTTTCCGGCAACGGCGATGGCGTCGCGCTGACCCCCTACCAAACCGTTTTGATTCCAGCGGCCTCGCAGTGGTGCACCGTCCGCGCTGCGCGCGGCGAGGCGGCGCCGTTCATGTTCGTCACGCCGCCGCTCGACCGGGAGCAGCTCGCGAGCCGGCTGATCGCGGCGGGGATCGCACAAGACGTCATCGACGGGTTCTTGGAGCAGTTCTGA
- the lysA gene encoding diaminopimelate decarboxylase — protein MTSLLGWQGELAPGHRRDNGGELLLGEVPARELAYRYGTPLLVIDLGVVDDAVRALTDSAAASGAEVSYAAKAFATTEFLRHLAAHPIGVDVCSLGELVTAERAGFSPERITLHGAGKSDEELAAAAAGRLGRIVVDGLEELARLAAFSQAASRVNVMLRLNVGIEAGSHAYVRTGGNDTKFGIHLRDEHAAAALIRNNPQLHFAGLHAHIGSQIYESAAYAQNASALVEAAGRFADVGLNSEQIVIGGGFGVPSHPGAVPEQLEVETAIAGAAESLRAAAVARSLPVPRLGLEPGRAIIALAGTTLYRVLAVKRQSERTFLVVDGGVGENPRPALYGAYHHVVTVSPVSGTGEDMTLCGRSCENDELGNVRLPGGIAAGALVAMCSTGAYTYSMAGNYNRIPRPAVVGVHEGLSRPLARRESVEDILRNDAV, from the coding sequence CTGACGTCGCTTCTCGGGTGGCAGGGCGAGCTCGCGCCCGGGCATCGCCGCGACAACGGCGGCGAACTTCTTCTCGGCGAGGTTCCGGCGCGCGAACTGGCCTACCGCTACGGAACGCCGCTGCTGGTCATCGACCTCGGCGTGGTCGACGACGCGGTGCGCGCGCTTACGGACTCGGCAGCGGCGTCCGGTGCAGAGGTATCGTACGCAGCGAAGGCCTTCGCAACGACGGAGTTCTTACGCCATCTCGCCGCGCATCCGATCGGCGTCGACGTCTGCTCGCTCGGCGAACTCGTCACTGCCGAACGCGCGGGGTTTAGCCCCGAACGCATCACCCTGCACGGTGCCGGCAAGTCTGACGAAGAGCTCGCCGCCGCCGCGGCGGGACGGCTAGGGCGCATCGTCGTCGACGGCCTCGAAGAGCTCGCGCGACTCGCGGCATTCTCACAGGCTGCATCGCGCGTCAACGTGATGCTTCGCCTCAACGTCGGTATCGAAGCCGGCAGTCACGCGTACGTTCGCACGGGCGGAAACGACACGAAGTTCGGCATTCACCTTCGCGACGAGCACGCGGCCGCGGCCCTGATCAGGAATAACCCGCAGCTTCACTTCGCCGGCCTGCACGCCCACATCGGCTCGCAGATCTACGAGAGCGCCGCCTACGCGCAGAATGCGTCGGCACTCGTCGAAGCCGCGGGCCGTTTCGCAGACGTTGGTCTGAACTCCGAGCAGATCGTCATCGGCGGCGGCTTCGGCGTGCCCTCCCACCCGGGCGCCGTGCCCGAGCAGCTCGAGGTCGAAACCGCTATTGCCGGCGCGGCCGAGAGTCTGCGAGCGGCTGCGGTCGCGCGCTCGCTGCCGGTCCCTCGCTTGGGCCTCGAACCGGGGCGCGCGATCATCGCGCTGGCGGGAACGACGCTCTATCGCGTTCTCGCCGTCAAGCGGCAGTCGGAACGTACGTTCCTCGTCGTCGACGGCGGCGTGGGCGAGAATCCGCGACCCGCGCTGTACGGCGCGTACCATCACGTCGTAACCGTGTCCCCCGTTTCGGGCACCGGCGAAGATATGACGCTCTGCGGCCGCTCCTGCGAAAACGACGAGCTCGGCAACGTTCGCTTGCCGGGCGGCATCGCCGCCGGCGCGCTCGTCGCGATGTGTTCGACCGGCGCGTATACCTACAGCATGGCGGGCAACTACAACCGGATACCGCGCCCTGCCGTCGTCGGCGTGCACGAGGGTCTTAGCCGGCCCTTGGCGCGACGCGAGAGCGTCGAGGATATCCTCCGCAACGACGCCGTCTAG